A part of Antechinus flavipes isolate AdamAnt ecotype Samford, QLD, Australia chromosome 6, AdamAnt_v2, whole genome shotgun sequence genomic DNA contains:
- the FLRT1 gene encoding leucine-rich repeat transmembrane protein FLRT1 — MVTAHSGATAATTATATVTTTVVMTTATVDLRDWLFLCYGLIAFLTEVIDSTTCPSVCRCDNGFIYCNDRGLTSIPADIPDDATTLYLQNNQINNAGIPQDLKSKVNVQVIYLYENDLDEFPVNLPHSLRELHLQDNNVRAIARDSLARIPLLEKLHLDDNSVSTVSIEDDAFADSKQLKLLFLSRNHLSSIPSGLPRTLEELRLDDNRISTIPLHAFKGLSSLRRLVLDGNLLANQRIADDTFSRLQNLTELSLVRNSLAAPPLNLPSAHLQKLYLQDNAISHIPYNTLAKMRELERLDLSNNNLTSLPRGLFDDLDNLSQLLLRNNPWFCGCGLMWLRDWVKARASVVNVRGLMCQGPEKVRGMAIKDITSEMDECFETGSQGNANANAAAKTTASNQAASTTPQGSLFTLRSKRPGIRLPDSNIDYPMATGDGTKALVIHVKPLTADSIRITWKATLPATSFRLSWLRLGHSPAVGSITETLVQGDKTEYLLTALEPKSTYIICMVTMETGNTYVADETPVCAKAETADGYGPTTALNREQNADSMAGLPLAGIIGGAVALVFLFLVLGAVCWHVHRAGELLSRERAYNRGSRKKDDYVESGTKKDNSILEIRGPGLQMLPINPHRAKEEYVIHTIFPSNGTSLYKSTHTIGYGTTRGYRDAGIPDIDYSYT, encoded by the coding sequence ATGGTGACGGCCCACTCCGGCGCCACGGCCGCCACGACCGCCACGGCCACCGTCACCACCACGGTGGTCATGACCACGGCCACCGTGGACCTGCGGGACTGGCTGTTCCTCTGCTACGGGCTGATCGCCTTCCTGACGGAGGTCATCGACAGCACCACCTGCCCCTCGGTCTGCCGCTGCGACAACGGCTTCATCTACTGCAATGACCGGGGGCTGACGTCGATCCCGGCCGACATCCCGGACGACGCCACCACCCTCTACCTGCAGAACAATCAGATCAACAACGCCGGCATCCCCCAGGACCTGAAGAGCAAGGTCAACGTGCAGGTGATCTACCTGTACGAGAACGACCTGGACGAGTTCCCCGTGAACCTGCCGCACTCCCTGCGCGAGCTGCACCTGCAGGACAACAACGTGCGCGCCATCGCCAGGGACTCGCTGGCCCGCATCCCCCTGCTGGAGAAGCTGCACCTGGACGACAACTCCGTGTCCACGGTCAGCATCGAGGACGACGCCTTCGCCGACAGCAAGCAGCTGAAGCTGCTCTTCCTGTCGCGCAACCACCTGAGCAGCATCCCGTCGGGCCTGCCCCGGACGCTGGAGGAGCTGCGCCTGGACGACAACCGCATCTCCACCATCCCGCTGCACGCCTTCAAGGGCCTCAGCAGCCTGCGGCGCCTGGTGCTGGACGGCAACCTGCTGGCCAACCAGCGGATCGCCGACGACACCTTCAGCCGGCTGCAGAACCTCACGGAGCTGTCCCTGGTGCGCAACTCGCTGGCCGCGCCGCCCCTCAACCTGCCCAGCGCCCACCTGCAGAAGCTCTACCTGCAGGACAACGCCATCagccacatcccctacaacacgCTGGCCAAGATGCGCGAGCTCGAGCGGCTGGACCTCTCCAACAACAACCTGACCTCCCTGCCGCGCGGCCTCTTCGACGACCTGGACAACCTGAGCCAGCTCCTGCTCCGGAACAACCCTTGGTTCTGCGGCTGCGGCCTCATGTGGCTCAGGGACTGGGTGAAGGCCCGGGCCTCCGTGGTCAACGTGCGCGGGCTCATGTGCCAGGGCCCCGAGAAGGTCCGCGGGATGGCCATCAAGGACATCACCAGCGAGATGGACGAGTGCTTCGAGACGGGCTCTCAGGGCAACGCCAACGCCAACGCCGCCGCCAAGACCACGGCCAGCAACCAGGCCGCCTCCACGACCCCCCAGGGCTCCCTCTTTACCCTCAGATCCAAGAGGCCGGGGATCCGGCTCCCGGACTCCAACATCGACTACCCCATGGCCACGGGCGACGGCACGAAGGCCCTGGTGATCCACGTGAAGCCGCTGACCGCAGACAGCATCCGGATCACCTGGAAGGCCACGCTGCCGGCCACGTCCTTCCGCCTCAGCTGGCTGCGCCTGGGCCACAGCCCCGCGGTGGGCTCCATCACGGAGACCCTGGTGCAGGGGGACAAGACGGAATACCTCCTGACGGCCCTGGAGCCCAAGTCCACCTACATCATCTGCATGGTCACCATGGAGACCGGCAACACGTACGTGGCGGACGAGACGCCGGTGTGCGCCAAGGCGGAGACGGCCGACGGCTACGGGCCCACCACCGCCCTCAACCGGGAGCAGAACGCGGACTCCATGGCCGGCCTGCCCCTGGCCGGCATCATCGGGGGCGCCGTCGCCCTCGTCTTCCTCTTCCTGGTCCTGGGGGCCGTCTGCTGGCACGTGCACCGGGCGGGGGAGCTGCTGAGCCGAGAGAGGGCCTACAACCGCGGCAGCCGCAAGAAGGACGACTACGTGGAGTCGGGCACGAAGAAGGACAACTCGATCCTGGAGATCCGGGGGCCCGGGCTCCAGATGCTGCCCATCAACCCGCACCGGGCCAAGGAGGAGTACGTGATCCACACCATCTTCCCCTCCAACGGCACCAGCCTCTACAAGAGCACGCACACCATCGGCTACGGCACCACCCGCGGCTACAGAGACGCTGGCATCCCAGACATAGATTACTCCTACACATGA